A genomic region of Arachis stenosperma cultivar V10309 chromosome 9, arast.V10309.gnm1.PFL2, whole genome shotgun sequence contains the following coding sequences:
- the LOC130949502 gene encoding secreted RxLR effector protein 161-like, protein MQDCRPCVTPLSSSIKFSAFGGSAFNNPKLYQSVVGSLQYLTVTRPKLAYCASKISQFVQNPLDEHWRLVKHILRYIRGTSTFGLLLQPTDITTVVAYSDSDWGGNPDDRKSTGGFCVLLGKNLVLWCSKKQGAVARSSTEAEYRAMVDLVAELLWIKNLMVELHTELPAPPSTYCDNLSAVLLAANPILYSKSKHFETDLHFVRDFVTERLIGVSHWWAKL, encoded by the coding sequence ATGCAAGACTGCAGGCCGTGCGTCACTCCCCTGTCGTCATCGATTAAGTTCTCTGCCTTTGGGGGATCTGCCTTCAATAACCCAAAGCTGTATCAGTCTGTTGTGGGTAGTTTGCAATACCTTACCGTGACCAGGCCTAAGTTGGCTTATTGTGCGAGTAAAATCTCACAATTTGTGCAAAATCCACTTGATGAACACTGGAGACTTGTGAAACATATTCTGCGTTACATTCGTGGTACCTCCACCTTTGGTTTGCTACTACAACCAACAGATATCACCACTGTGGTAGCATATAGTGATTCTGACTGGGGAGGCAATCCAGATGATCGAAAATCCACTGGGGGTTTTTGTGTGCTACTTGGGAAGAATCTGGTGTTATGGTGCTCCAAGAAGCAAGGGGCTGTGGCTCGGTCAAGCACTGAGGCTGAGTATCGGGCTATGGTGGATCTGGTGGCTGAGTTGCTTTGGATTAAGAATCTAATGGTTGAGCTGCACACAGAACTCCCAGCTCCTCCCTCTACATATTGTGATAATCTCAGTGCAGTACTCCTTGCAGCCAATCCCATTCTGTACTCAAAATCCAAGCATTTTGAGACTGATCTTCACTTCGTGCGTGACTTTGTGACGGAACGACTCATTGGTGTAAGTcattggtgggcgaaattgtga